Proteins encoded by one window of Pseudonocardia sp. HH130629-09:
- a CDS encoding alpha/beta hydrolase, producing MLVRVHGGGFVQGSRGPSPYNRFLADNGYAVVDVDHRLATEELHNWDTQVGDVGCALTWVGTAGPGLGLDTSRVAIFGESAGGNLAVNAAYLDRAGALAPTCGDRAALPRVRAVAGTYPAVDLTATEPFSAIGRQVGTAYIGGSPEQFPQRYAFTDSITHARPDSPPTLVVQGSAEHLVPAAPRFTAAIADLGIPTRYLQLPGLEHGAGDGLGTVTPGTELQRAALLSWFDRWVR from the coding sequence GTGCTGGTGCGGGTGCACGGCGGCGGCTTCGTGCAGGGTTCGCGCGGCCCGTCGCCGTACAACCGGTTCCTCGCCGACAACGGGTACGCCGTCGTCGACGTCGACCACCGGCTCGCGACCGAGGAGCTGCACAACTGGGACACCCAGGTCGGCGACGTCGGCTGCGCGCTCACCTGGGTCGGCACCGCCGGCCCAGGGCTCGGGCTGGACACCTCGCGGGTCGCGATCTTCGGCGAGTCGGCGGGCGGCAACCTCGCGGTCAACGCCGCCTACCTCGACCGCGCCGGGGCCCTGGCCCCGACCTGCGGTGACCGCGCCGCGCTGCCCCGGGTGCGGGCGGTGGCCGGGACGTACCCGGCGGTCGACCTGACCGCCACCGAGCCGTTCTCCGCGATCGGGCGCCAGGTCGGGACGGCCTACATCGGCGGGTCGCCGGAGCAGTTCCCGCAGCGCTACGCGTTCACCGACTCGATCACCCATGCCCGGCCCGACTCGCCGCCGACGCTGGTCGTGCAGGGCTCGGCGGAGCACCTCGTCCCGGCGGCGCCGCGCTTCACCGCCGCGATCGCCGATCTCGGCATCCCCACCCGCTACCTGCAGCTCCCCGGCCTCGAGCACGGCGCCGGGGACGGGCTCGGCACCGTCACCCCGGGCACCGAGCTGCAGCGCGCGGCGCTGCTGTCCTGGTTCGACCGCTGGGTGCGCTAG
- a CDS encoding DinB family protein has protein sequence MTEMGTTTGVDWNSELLAQLTFHWETALRPRLAGLTDDEYHWEPVPGCWGVRRRGESVTPPGAGPGDWVIDFAFPAPEPPPVTTIAWRIAHVVVGVFALRSHSHFGGPAVDFDSYDYPGTAAAALDALDTEYARWTAGVAALGSDGLARPCGPAEGPYADAPLATLVLHIHREVLHHGAEIALLRDLYRAHA, from the coding sequence ATGACGGAGATGGGGACGACGACGGGTGTCGACTGGAACTCCGAGCTGCTCGCTCAGCTGACGTTCCACTGGGAGACCGCACTGCGCCCGCGGCTGGCCGGGCTCACCGACGACGAGTACCACTGGGAGCCGGTACCCGGCTGCTGGGGCGTGCGCCGCCGCGGGGAGTCGGTGACCCCGCCGGGGGCCGGACCGGGCGACTGGGTGATCGACTTCGCCTTCCCGGCGCCGGAGCCGCCCCCGGTCACGACGATCGCCTGGCGGATCGCGCACGTGGTCGTGGGGGTGTTCGCGTTGCGGTCGCACTCCCACTTCGGCGGCCCGGCAGTCGACTTCGACTCCTACGACTACCCCGGCACCGCGGCCGCGGCCCTGGACGCCCTGGACACCGAGTACGCCCGGTGGACCGCCGGGGTCGCCGCGCTCGGCTCCGACGGCCTGGCCCGGCCGTGCGGACCGGCCGAGGGGCCCTACGCCGACGCGCCGCTCGCGACGCTGGTGCTGCACATCCACCGCGAGGTCCTGCACCACGGGGCCGAGATCGCGCTGCTGCGGGACCTCTACCGCGCCCACGCCTGA
- a CDS encoding gamma-glutamyl-gamma-aminobutyrate hydrolase family protein, whose product MTRPLIGISCYSERADYWIMRDDDVVLVPRTYVDMVLAAGGVPVLLAPVNGAEEAVDALDGLLLTGGQDVDPARYGQVAGAHTDTPRAGRDAADVAALHRALGRGIPVLGVCRGLQLLNVALGGTLHQHLPDVVGAQVAGAHSAGPGLYAPVPVLTEPGTRTAEILGPGPVTVRCHHHQGVDRVAPGLQVSARAGDVVEALEWSDPTGPGGTDAPWVVGVQSHPERDAEDLRLARALVAAATRARSRTFRPVRLAG is encoded by the coding sequence GTGACGCGCCCGCTGATCGGCATCAGCTGCTACAGCGAGCGGGCCGACTACTGGATCATGCGCGACGACGACGTCGTGCTGGTCCCCCGCACCTACGTCGACATGGTGCTGGCCGCGGGCGGGGTCCCGGTGCTGCTCGCCCCGGTGAACGGCGCAGAGGAGGCCGTGGACGCCCTCGACGGGCTGCTCCTCACCGGCGGCCAGGACGTCGACCCGGCCCGTTACGGGCAGGTGGCCGGCGCGCACACCGACACACCGCGCGCCGGGCGCGACGCCGCCGACGTGGCGGCGCTGCACCGGGCGCTCGGCCGCGGGATCCCGGTGCTGGGGGTGTGCCGCGGGCTACAGCTGCTCAACGTGGCGCTCGGCGGGACGCTGCACCAGCACCTGCCCGACGTGGTCGGTGCACAGGTCGCCGGAGCGCACTCGGCCGGGCCGGGGCTGTACGCCCCGGTGCCGGTGCTGACCGAACCGGGGACCCGGACCGCGGAGATCCTGGGTCCGGGCCCGGTGACGGTGCGCTGTCACCACCACCAGGGGGTGGACCGGGTCGCCCCCGGGCTTCAGGTGTCCGCCCGCGCCGGGGACGTCGTCGAGGCGCTGGAGTGGAGCGACCCGACCGGCCCCGGCGGCACGGACGCGCCCTGGGTGGTCGGTGTCCAGTCCCATCCCGAGCGCGACGCCGAGGACCTGCGCCTGGCCCGCGCCCTGGTCGCCGCCGCCACCCGGGCCCGCAGCCGCACCTTCCGCCCGGTCCGCCTCGCCGGCTGA
- the recQ gene encoding DNA helicase RecQ — MHSSDPHEILRRVFGYDAFRGEQQAIVEQVVGGGDALVLMPTGGGKSLCYQVPALARPGTGVVVSPLIALMQDQVDALRALGVRAGFLNSTQDADERRLTEQEFLAGELDLLYLAPERLRVESTVRLLERGRIALFAIDEAHCVAQWGHDFRPDYLLLSELPKRWPDVPRIALTATATDATRTEIAQRLELTDARRFVASFDRPNIQYRIVAKNEPRRQLLELLRTEHAGDAGIVYCLSRRKVEETAEFLTAQGIRALPYHAGLDASVRRENQSRFLLEDGLVMCATIAFGMGIDKPDVRFVAHLDLPKSVEGYYQETGRAGRDGEPSTAWLAYGLADVVQQRKMIDDGEGDAAHKRRLAQHLDAMLALCETTECRRAQLLRYFGQKPASERCGNCDTCLTPVSSWDGTVAAQKVLSTVWRLKKERNQEFGAGQVVDILLGKHTPKVDQHSHDELSVFGIGTELSDVAWRNVLRQLVARGLLTVGGNYSTLRFTDESPAAMRGEQKVMLRTEPERTARASRSRGGSKPAVEMPDEVAPVFERLRAWRAATAKEQGVPAYVIFHDATLREIATRSPADRAALGTISGIGEGKLARYGDQVIDVLHGAGS, encoded by the coding sequence GTGCACAGCAGCGACCCGCACGAGATCCTGCGCCGGGTCTTCGGCTACGACGCGTTCCGCGGCGAGCAGCAGGCGATCGTGGAGCAGGTCGTCGGCGGCGGCGACGCGCTGGTGCTCATGCCGACCGGTGGCGGCAAGTCGCTGTGCTACCAGGTCCCGGCGCTGGCCCGGCCCGGGACCGGTGTGGTCGTCTCCCCGCTGATCGCGCTGATGCAGGACCAGGTCGACGCGCTGCGCGCGCTGGGGGTGCGGGCCGGGTTCCTGAACTCCACCCAGGACGCCGACGAGCGCCGCCTCACCGAGCAGGAGTTCCTCGCCGGGGAGCTGGACCTGCTCTACCTCGCCCCCGAGCGGCTGCGGGTCGAGTCCACCGTCCGGCTGCTGGAGCGCGGCCGCATCGCGCTGTTCGCGATCGACGAGGCGCACTGCGTCGCGCAGTGGGGGCACGACTTCCGGCCGGACTACCTGCTGCTCTCCGAGCTGCCGAAGCGCTGGCCGGACGTGCCGCGGATCGCGCTGACCGCGACCGCGACCGACGCGACCCGCACCGAGATCGCCCAGCGCCTGGAGCTGACCGATGCGCGCCGCTTCGTGGCGAGCTTCGACCGGCCCAACATCCAGTACCGGATCGTCGCGAAGAACGAGCCGCGCCGCCAGCTGCTGGAGCTGCTGCGCACCGAGCACGCCGGGGACGCGGGCATCGTCTACTGCCTCTCGCGGCGCAAGGTCGAGGAGACCGCGGAGTTCCTCACCGCGCAGGGCATCCGGGCGCTGCCCTACCACGCGGGGCTCGACGCGTCGGTGCGCCGGGAGAACCAGTCCCGGTTCCTGCTCGAGGACGGCCTGGTCATGTGCGCGACGATCGCGTTCGGGATGGGCATCGACAAGCCCGACGTGCGGTTCGTCGCGCACCTGGACCTGCCCAAGTCCGTGGAGGGCTACTACCAGGAGACCGGCCGCGCCGGGCGCGACGGCGAGCCGTCCACGGCGTGGCTGGCCTACGGGCTCGCCGACGTCGTCCAGCAGCGGAAGATGATCGACGACGGCGAGGGCGACGCCGCGCACAAGCGGCGCCTCGCCCAGCACCTCGACGCGATGCTCGCGCTGTGCGAGACGACCGAGTGCCGCCGGGCCCAGCTGCTGCGCTACTTCGGGCAGAAGCCGGCGTCGGAGCGGTGCGGGAACTGCGACACCTGCCTGACACCGGTGTCCTCGTGGGACGGCACGGTAGCGGCGCAGAAGGTGCTGTCGACGGTGTGGCGGCTGAAGAAGGAGCGCAACCAGGAGTTCGGTGCCGGGCAGGTCGTCGACATCCTGCTGGGCAAGCACACCCCGAAGGTCGACCAGCACAGCCACGACGAGCTGTCGGTGTTCGGGATCGGGACCGAGCTGAGCGACGTCGCCTGGCGCAACGTGCTGCGCCAGCTGGTCGCGCGGGGGCTGCTGACCGTCGGCGGGAACTACTCCACCCTGCGGTTCACCGACGAGTCCCCGGCCGCGATGCGCGGTGAGCAGAAGGTCATGCTGCGCACCGAGCCGGAGCGCACCGCACGGGCGTCGCGGTCGCGGGGCGGGTCGAAGCCGGCCGTGGAGATGCCGGACGAGGTCGCGCCGGTGTTCGAGCGGCTGCGGGCCTGGCGGGCGGCAACGGCGAAGGAGCAGGGCGTCCCGGCCTACGTGATCTTCCACGACGCGACGCTGCGCGAGATCGCGACACGGTCCCCCGCCGACCGGGCCGCGCTCGGCACGATCTCCGGGATCGGCGAGGGCAAGCTCGCCCGCTACGGCGACCAGGTGATCGACGTGCTGCACGGGGCCGGCTCGTGA
- the fgd gene encoding glucose-6-phosphate dehydrogenase (coenzyme-F420), whose product MDLKIGYKASAEQFGPRDLVEYAVLAEELGLDSVWASDHFLPWRHEGGHAPAALPWMAAVGERTKRVQIGTSVLTPTFRYNPAVLAQEFATMALLTGNRVALGVGTGEALNEIAVSGREWPEFKERFARLREAVKMMRALWTEESVSTEGEYYTFVDAMIYDRPEQPVPIYVAAGGPMVARFAGRFGDGFICTSGKGMELYTDKLIPAVEEGAEKADRDASGIDRMIEIKISYDRDPDAARENTRFWAPLSLTPEQKNAVDSSREMERLADELPIEQVVKRWIVASDPDEAVAQIKPYLDAGLNHLVVHGPGHDQRRFLEQFTTDVAPKLRALA is encoded by the coding sequence GTGGATCTGAAGATCGGGTACAAGGCGTCGGCCGAGCAGTTCGGCCCCCGCGACCTCGTCGAGTACGCGGTGCTCGCCGAGGAGCTGGGGCTCGACAGCGTCTGGGCGTCGGACCACTTCCTGCCCTGGCGGCACGAGGGCGGCCACGCCCCGGCCGCGCTGCCCTGGATGGCGGCGGTGGGGGAGCGCACGAAGCGGGTGCAGATCGGCACCTCGGTGCTCACCCCCACGTTCCGCTACAACCCCGCGGTGCTCGCCCAGGAGTTCGCGACGATGGCGCTGCTCACCGGCAACCGGGTCGCGCTCGGCGTCGGCACCGGTGAGGCGCTCAACGAGATCGCCGTCTCCGGGCGGGAGTGGCCGGAGTTCAAGGAGCGCTTCGCCCGGCTGCGCGAGGCCGTGAAGATGATGCGCGCGCTGTGGACCGAGGAGTCGGTCAGCACCGAGGGCGAGTACTACACCTTCGTCGACGCGATGATCTACGACCGGCCCGAGCAGCCGGTGCCGATCTACGTCGCCGCGGGCGGTCCGATGGTGGCGCGGTTCGCCGGCCGCTTCGGCGACGGGTTCATCTGCACCTCGGGCAAGGGCATGGAACTCTACACCGACAAGCTGATCCCGGCTGTCGAGGAGGGCGCGGAGAAGGCCGACCGTGACGCCTCGGGCATCGACCGCATGATCGAGATCAAGATCAGCTACGACCGCGACCCCGACGCCGCCCGGGAGAACACCCGGTTCTGGGCGCCGCTGTCGCTCACCCCGGAGCAGAAGAACGCCGTCGACTCCTCCCGGGAGATGGAGCGCCTCGCCGACGAGCTGCCGATCGAGCAGGTCGTGAAGCGCTGGATCGTCGCCTCCGACCCGGACGAGGCCGTCGCGCAGATCAAGCCCTACCTCGACGCGGGCCTGAACCACCTCGTCGTCCACGGCCCGGGGCACGACCAGCGCCGGTTCCTGGAGCAGTTCACGACCGACGTCGCGCCGAAGCTGCGGGCGCTCGCGTGA
- a CDS encoding enoyl-CoA hydratase/isomerase family protein, with translation MSAATSAPALTREGRVLRCRISTGRHGTLDGPAVAEVAEALLALDPAETGAVLVHGDGENFCTGGDVRAFAGAEDRYAYVHSLADTFHSMLRPLAASPVPTVAAVAGWAAGAGMSIALACDLAVGGTSTRMRPAYPGIGFSPDGGMTWTLPRLIGAARARRVLLTDEVLEAETLVELGLLASVVDDDRVADEAAAVAHRLAQGPTAALGRIRGLLADGWDRGLAEQLAAEADSIATCAAGPEGAEGLAAFGEKRRPQFH, from the coding sequence GTGAGCGCCGCGACGAGCGCACCGGCCCTCACCCGCGAGGGGCGCGTGCTGCGCTGCCGCATCTCCACCGGCCGCCACGGCACCCTCGACGGCCCCGCGGTGGCCGAGGTCGCCGAGGCGCTGCTGGCGCTCGACCCGGCCGAGACCGGTGCGGTCCTGGTGCACGGCGACGGCGAGAACTTCTGCACCGGGGGTGACGTGCGTGCCTTCGCCGGTGCGGAGGACCGCTACGCCTACGTGCACTCCCTCGCCGACACCTTCCACTCGATGCTGCGCCCGCTGGCGGCGAGCCCAGTGCCGACGGTCGCCGCGGTCGCCGGCTGGGCGGCCGGTGCGGGCATGAGCATCGCGCTGGCGTGCGACCTCGCCGTCGGCGGGACCTCGACCCGGATGCGCCCGGCCTACCCGGGCATCGGGTTCTCCCCGGACGGCGGGATGACCTGGACGCTGCCGCGGTTGATCGGCGCCGCGCGGGCGCGGCGGGTCCTGCTCACCGACGAGGTCCTGGAGGCGGAGACGCTGGTCGAGCTGGGACTGCTCGCCTCGGTCGTCGACGACGACCGTGTCGCCGACGAGGCCGCCGCAGTCGCGCACCGGCTCGCCCAGGGCCCGACGGCAGCGCTGGGCCGCATCCGCGGGCTCCTGGCCGACGGCTGGGACCGGGGGCTCGCCGAACAGCTGGCGGCGGAGGCGGACTCCATCGCGACCTGTGCCGCGGGCCCGGAGGGGGCCGAGGGGCTCGCCGCGTTCGGCGAGAAGCGTCGCCCGCAGTTCCACTGA
- a CDS encoding AfsR/SARP family transcriptional regulator: MSDDDHCRSSEQITPTSAPHVRVLGSFGLRADDRAVPLPVDSRRLVAYLAVHRRPQPTAALAATLWPGVGPVPAARLLDEAVAGVDVPGLLDADHLGRLQLADDVVVDLTEAMLLIRGLSAPSMLRTVREIGAPETTLLESDILPSWTAPWIAVERERFRQLRLSACEGLAGTLTAADRHDDAVAVARRAVATAPSRERSRRALVEALLAGGHVADALAEYEEFQRLLRNSVGATPDSELDRLLAPLDPGWPLGPGLHRPTQRLTVGMPGISRGPQRSRRVVAGSPASAR; encoded by the coding sequence ATGTCCGACGACGATCACTGTCGATCCAGTGAGCAGATCACTCCCACCTCCGCCCCGCACGTGCGAGTGCTGGGCTCGTTCGGGCTGCGCGCGGACGACCGCGCCGTCCCGCTGCCGGTCGACTCCCGTCGCCTGGTCGCCTACCTCGCCGTGCACCGGCGTCCGCAGCCGACGGCGGCGCTCGCGGCGACGCTGTGGCCCGGGGTCGGCCCGGTCCCCGCGGCCCGGCTGCTGGACGAGGCCGTCGCCGGCGTCGACGTACCGGGGCTGCTCGACGCGGACCACCTCGGGCGGCTGCAGCTCGCCGACGACGTGGTCGTCGACCTCACCGAGGCCATGCTGCTGATCCGCGGGCTGTCCGCGCCCAGCATGCTGCGCACGGTGCGCGAGATCGGCGCCCCGGAGACCACGCTGCTGGAGTCCGACATCCTCCCGTCGTGGACCGCGCCGTGGATCGCCGTGGAGCGCGAGCGGTTCCGCCAGCTGCGCCTGTCCGCGTGCGAGGGGCTGGCCGGCACGCTCACCGCCGCCGACCGGCACGACGACGCCGTCGCCGTCGCGCGCCGGGCCGTCGCCACCGCCCCGAGCCGCGAGCGGTCGCGTCGCGCGCTGGTCGAGGCGCTGCTCGCCGGCGGGCACGTCGCCGACGCCCTCGCCGAGTACGAGGAGTTCCAGCGGCTGCTGCGCAACAGCGTCGGCGCCACCCCGGACTCCGAGCTGGACCGCCTGCTCGCCCCGCTCGACCCGGGCTGGCCGCTCGGCCCGGGTCTGCACCGCCCGACGCAGCGCCTCACCGTGGGCATGCCCGGCATCTCCCGCGGCCCGCAGCGGTCGCGCCGGGTCGTCGCGGGGAGCCCGGCCAGCGCGCGCTGA
- a CDS encoding ATP-binding protein: MKVNAAPRPPGFRHALVHADDPVELLAAVVPAARAAARDTGARVALDLPAPLEQALHDELGDEVELGRLTSLTSSARESGQTVAAWRARELRALTSSGRPVLVVGAHDPDLDGVDGGFWVELEAALNISLAGLPVLQVCAYPRLPLHGAVGESAEVNHPLRLHASGLAANLRYRPPAEAVAALPIAPPHLLGPPDVTLSYNTFELSRVRDAVTEAARACRFDTTRGDDMVQAVNEIATNAVEHGSPQAELSVWARDGELVCEVQDSGVIALPLIGLAPPHPSQARGRGTWIARQLCDSLHVWRAPDGTHVRLLSRA, from the coding sequence GTGAAGGTCAACGCCGCTCCCCGCCCGCCCGGCTTCCGGCACGCCCTGGTGCACGCCGACGACCCGGTGGAGCTGCTCGCCGCCGTCGTCCCGGCGGCCCGGGCCGCGGCGCGGGACACCGGTGCCCGGGTCGCGCTCGACCTGCCGGCACCGCTGGAGCAGGCGCTGCACGACGAGCTCGGCGACGAGGTCGAGCTCGGCAGGCTGACCTCGCTGACCAGCTCGGCCCGGGAGTCCGGACAGACCGTCGCCGCCTGGCGGGCCCGGGAGCTGCGTGCGCTGACCTCGTCGGGCCGCCCGGTGCTGGTGGTGGGCGCGCACGACCCGGACCTCGACGGGGTCGACGGCGGGTTCTGGGTCGAGCTGGAGGCCGCGCTCAACATCTCCCTGGCGGGGCTGCCGGTGCTGCAGGTGTGCGCCTACCCACGGCTGCCGCTGCACGGCGCGGTCGGCGAGTCCGCCGAGGTCAACCACCCGCTGCGGCTGCACGCGTCCGGGCTCGCCGCGAACCTGCGGTACCGCCCGCCCGCCGAGGCGGTCGCGGCCCTGCCGATCGCGCCGCCGCACCTGCTCGGGCCGCCGGACGTCACGCTGTCCTACAACACCTTCGAGCTGTCCCGGGTGCGCGACGCCGTGACCGAGGCCGCCCGGGCCTGCCGGTTCGACACCACCCGCGGCGACGACATGGTGCAGGCGGTCAACGAGATCGCCACCAACGCCGTCGAGCACGGGTCCCCGCAGGCGGAGCTGTCGGTCTGGGCACGCGACGGCGAGCTGGTCTGCGAGGTCCAGGACAGCGGGGTGATCGCACTGCCGCTGATCGGGCTCGCGCCGCCGCACCCGTCGCAGGCGCGGGGGCGCGGGACCTGGATCGCCCGCCAGCTCTGCGACAGCCTGCACGTGTGGCGGGCACCCGACGGCACCCACGTCCGGCTGCTCTCCCGGGCCTGA
- a CDS encoding MEDS domain-containing protein, protein MIKLADALTAGDHVCAVPDSTEHLGELAAAYVGHGLDRGERILYFDDDRAADVLLRRLSEDGVEVDDPLRRGQLEILPPERTRQTFRTPLADVYAGMADEIVRSRELGWNGTRMTGQMHSVLDAGAAGTLPEYDGLLARLVRESAGGLTALCTYDDHFPAEQVDIMRALHRDHVPCSTAYDDGLLRIVRLGTGHARLAGEVDHSNRSKITSLLHSALDSALRSADASPDIGLDMASVRFIDVATAVALVHAAEGFPATHRLVLHRVRPRVLRVLERCGAAFSPQLVFDDRPPAPEVVHPGGRVR, encoded by the coding sequence GTGATCAAGCTGGCGGACGCGCTGACGGCCGGGGATCACGTGTGCGCGGTCCCGGACAGCACCGAGCACCTCGGGGAGCTCGCCGCCGCCTACGTCGGGCACGGTCTCGACCGGGGCGAGCGCATCCTCTACTTCGACGACGACCGAGCCGCCGACGTCCTGCTCCGCCGCCTCTCCGAGGACGGCGTCGAGGTCGACGACCCGCTGCGCCGCGGCCAGCTGGAGATCCTGCCGCCCGAGCGGACCCGGCAGACCTTCCGCACCCCGCTCGCCGACGTGTACGCCGGGATGGCCGACGAGATCGTCCGCTCCCGTGAGCTCGGCTGGAACGGCACCCGGATGACCGGGCAGATGCACTCCGTGCTCGACGCGGGCGCCGCCGGCACCCTGCCCGAGTACGACGGCCTGCTGGCCCGGCTGGTCCGCGAGAGCGCGGGCGGGCTGACCGCGCTGTGCACCTACGACGACCACTTCCCCGCCGAGCAGGTCGACATCATGCGTGCCCTGCACCGCGACCACGTCCCGTGCTCCACCGCCTACGACGACGGCCTGCTCCGGATCGTCCGGCTCGGCACCGGTCACGCACGGCTGGCCGGCGAGGTCGACCACAGCAACCGCTCGAAGATCACCTCGCTGCTGCACTCGGCGCTGGACTCCGCACTGCGCTCCGCCGACGCCTCCCCCGACATCGGCCTGGACATGGCCTCGGTGCGGTTCATCGACGTCGCCACCGCGGTCGCGCTCGTGCACGCCGCCGAGGGCTTCCCGGCCACCCACCGCCTGGTGCTGCACCGGGTCCGGCCGCGGGTGCTGCGGGTGCTCGAACGCTGCGGTGCCGCGTTCTCCCCCCAGCTCGTGTTCGACGACCGTCCGCCGGCCCCCGAGGTCGTGCATCCAGGAGGACGGGTCCGGTGA
- a CDS encoding OsmC family protein has protein sequence MTDTNVSLRDIQAPLKQQYRDDPESAVITLKADGELGSGVACKVSTGQAMAEAGLHPATGGDGTQLCSGDMLLEALVACAGVTLRAVATALELEVHGAVRAEGDLDFRGTLGVAKDAPVGFRDIRLSFDVDIRDGDAPAAQDKVATLVKLTERYCVVLQTIQGSATTSVAVNPAA, from the coding sequence ATGACCGACACGAACGTCTCCCTCCGTGACATCCAGGCCCCGCTCAAGCAGCAGTACCGCGACGACCCGGAGTCGGCGGTCATCACCCTGAAGGCCGACGGCGAGCTCGGCTCCGGTGTGGCGTGCAAGGTCTCCACCGGCCAGGCGATGGCCGAGGCGGGCCTGCACCCGGCCACCGGCGGCGACGGCACCCAGCTGTGCTCGGGCGACATGCTGCTGGAGGCCCTGGTGGCCTGTGCCGGGGTGACCCTGCGCGCGGTGGCGACCGCGCTGGAGCTCGAGGTGCACGGCGCCGTGCGGGCCGAGGGCGACCTCGACTTCCGCGGCACGCTCGGCGTCGCGAAGGACGCCCCGGTCGGGTTCCGGGACATCCGGCTGTCGTTCGACGTCGACATCCGCGACGGCGACGCGCCCGCGGCGCAGGACAAGGTCGCGACCCTGGTGAAGCTGACCGAGCGGTACTGCGTCGTCCTGCAGACCATCCAGGGCAGCGCGACCACCTCGGTCGCGGTCAACCCGGCCGCCTGA
- a CDS encoding CDP-alcohol phosphatidyltransferase family protein, with amino-acid sequence MGGESDTGRAAAVRRSAREAADSVREARDTVRDTVRDSVHDTVGPPTDDDRLWTVPNALSMLRLAGVPLFLWLMLGPEADGWAVAVLAIGGFTDWLDGKLARVLDQFSRFGAMLDPAVDRLYILAALVGLAARDIVPWWAVVALVARDVVLAGCVFVLRHRGYGPFEVVYLGKAATFVLLYAFPLLLLGDGPTPAEAVVGVVANAFAIWGVALYLWSGLLYLAQLRLALRRPAPGVPAPATRFDHDRAGG; translated from the coding sequence GTGGGCGGGGAGAGCGACACCGGACGGGCGGCCGCGGTGCGCCGCAGCGCCCGCGAGGCCGCCGACTCGGTCCGCGAGGCCCGCGACACGGTGCGCGACACGGTCCGGGACTCGGTGCACGACACCGTGGGCCCGCCCACCGACGACGACCGGCTCTGGACCGTCCCGAACGCGCTCAGCATGCTGCGCCTGGCCGGGGTGCCGCTGTTCCTGTGGCTGATGCTCGGCCCGGAGGCCGACGGCTGGGCCGTCGCGGTGCTGGCGATCGGCGGGTTCACCGACTGGCTCGACGGCAAGCTCGCCCGTGTCCTGGACCAGTTCAGCCGGTTCGGCGCCATGCTCGACCCGGCCGTGGACCGCCTCTACATCCTGGCCGCGCTGGTCGGGCTGGCCGCGCGCGACATCGTCCCGTGGTGGGCGGTGGTCGCCCTGGTCGCCCGCGACGTCGTCCTCGCCGGCTGCGTGTTCGTGCTGCGCCACCGCGGCTACGGCCCCTTCGAGGTCGTCTACCTGGGCAAGGCCGCCACCTTCGTGCTGCTCTACGCGTTCCCGCTGCTCCTGCTCGGCGACGGCCCCACGCCCGCCGAGGCCGTGGTCGGTGTCGTCGCGAACGCCTTCGCCATCTGGGGCGTGGCCCTCTACCTGTGGTCGGGGCTGCTCTACCTGGCCCAGCTCCGGCTGGCGCTGCGCCGCCCGGCGCCGGGCGTCCCGGCCCCGGCGACCCGGTTCGATCACGACCGCGCCGGGGGATAG
- the gcvH gene encoding glycine cleavage system protein GcvH, which produces MSSEIPSDLSYTEAHEWVRRSGDGVVRVGITDHAQSQLGDVVFVQLPTVGDTLAAGDAMGEVESTKSVSDIYAPVGGEVVAVNDGLDAAPELVNSAPYGDGWIVEIRLADGASPDGLLDADAYRQLADGD; this is translated from the coding sequence GTGAGCTCGGAGATTCCGTCGGACCTGTCCTACACCGAGGCCCACGAGTGGGTGCGCCGCAGCGGGGACGGGGTGGTCCGGGTCGGGATCACCGACCACGCCCAGTCGCAGCTCGGGGACGTCGTGTTCGTGCAGCTGCCGACCGTCGGTGACACCCTCGCCGCGGGCGACGCCATGGGCGAGGTCGAGTCGACCAAGTCGGTGTCGGACATCTACGCCCCGGTCGGCGGCGAGGTCGTCGCCGTGAACGACGGGCTGGACGCCGCCCCGGAGCTGGTGAACTCCGCCCCCTACGGCGACGGGTGGATCGTCGAGATCCGCCTGGCCGACGGGGCCTCGCCCGACGGCCTGCTCGACGCCGACGCCTACCGCCAGCTGGCCGACGGCGACTGA